TTGGCAGAAGCTGCTTTTGAAGCATGGTAGTTATGCCGAGGCTTATTTGGAGGAATTGAAAGGTGGATTAGTTAGAGATCGTAAGCCTTTCTATCTTCCTAGGCCTCCTCCTTCTGTTAAGCCTGAAGAGTTGGTCACGGTTTCGGATATTGTGAAGTATCGTGAGAAGCTGGCTAAGAGGCTTGTTGGGTTGTTGAATCGTCTTATGGAGTTGAAGTTGTCAAAGCCACGTGACGCACAAAACAAGAAAGAGGTGAGAAAACATGAATGAGAAAAAAACTAAAGATTTCAGCTGTCCTAGTTGCGGAGTATCTTTAAACGTATTAATTAGCAGAGAAGCCTATAAAGAGAAGTCAACTGCTGAAATTCCAAGAACCGCAGAAGCAGTTAGAAAAGCCTTGCCATCAGATGTTATTCCAGATTTGACAATCGTAGAGAAAGAGTCAACATACAATATAGTGCCAAAGAAGTTCCTTGGAAAAGAGAACTACTGGAAGGTAATGCAGGTTGTTAAGAACTTGCATGGAGAATGGGTTAGTCAGGGAAAGACTAGCTATTGGTGGGTGCCAAAAAGCTGATTAGAACATCAGCTTTTAAGCTTTATTCTTCCTAGCCAATAGTTTTTCTATGAATTTGGGAAACTCGACTTTTACGTCTGCATCAGCATGGACTGAATATATTCTCAGTCCTCCGTTGTCAAATTTAGCGGTTCTGTTTACAGAAATTGGAGACATTCTCACTTTCATTATAACCCCGTTCTCCATTTTATATACATTCCAGGTTTCCTTCAGAGTCTCGAAATCCATATCCTTCTTCTCGACGAATTGTTCAAGTTCTTTGGGAGAATATGCTTTTGAATCCGGTTGCCCTCTGAATCTTGCTAGCGGTTCTACTGCAAACAAGTTTCTTGCTCGGAATCCCAACCCTGGGTCTGGTCGTTGTCCTTTCTTTATCTTTTTTGCTAATTCCTGAAGTTTTGTATTAAACCATACACTTGTTAGAACGAATTTTGCTCTAAGTATAGTACTATCTTCTAATTCGTAGAGATTCCAATCCTCACGTTCTACGTCAAATTTCATGAAAAGTGTAGTCTTGTCTGGTATCCGTTTAACTTCAAATTCAGAAGGCTTGTAACTGGGTGTCAAAGTCTTAAACATCCATTAAGTTTCATTTATTTGTGAGGACAAGGGTGTTATAATTCGCTTTTTTGATGTTGTTGTAGTATTCTCATTTGCAGTAGAAGCTTGGATTTTAACTTTAATCTCCCTATCTTTTATTTCAGAAACTCTCTGTATAATTTCTGCTACTTCGGAAGAAGGCACTTCTGCTTTTATCATCGTTATCACAGAAACTTTTGCTGTAGTTTCATCATTTAGTTTCTCTACCACATCTGAACTTGCAGACGATTGTAACTCTGTTTGGAGGATTGAAGTAGGCACGAAACCTTCCGTCTTTCTTGCTTCAAAGAATGAAATCTGATCAGCAAGTTCGATTAATCGCTTGGATATCGTACTTTTTCGATTCATTTTATAGAACTTAATCAGTCCAGCACTTTTTGTCATCGTAATTAAGTTAAACCTTTCAAGTGTTGGCCAAACTTGATAAAGAGTCCTTCGACTAATTCCCGTTTCTTTAATCACATCGGTTTTAGTATACTCAAATTCAGGGTACATCGTGAAGAAGTCAAGAATCTTAACTACAGCATGAGATCGAAACAGATCCTCCAATTGGGCCATTTTGTTACCTCCTTTGTTCTAATAGGTAGCAAATCAATATAAATGTTTCTTTAGAAAACACTTATATGAAGTATAGTATACACTACTATACTATGTGGAAACACTGAAGTTGAAAAGTTTTGGTCAGTGAGAAGCAGATAAGAGTGACTCTACTAAGAAAGATGCTCAGACACGGGTTCATAGGAGCCAAACACACATTGTTTACCAACCTACCAAAAGGCTTCCCAAAAAGCGAGCATCATAATGTGCTGGACGTTGCAGAGACCATGAGGAAAGACGGATATTTTATTTCACGAAAAAAGCAGGATGGCCTTCATGTCTCACTGAACCCAAGAATACTATCAGACGTATTTAGAGAGGTGGAAAACGATCAGTGATTCCAAATGGAAATATTCATTATATTTCCATTATTCAATAATAGTTGAGGTTGAAGTTTGTGGTAAAAAGCAATATTGATCTTCAGAGGGAAGGTTTGGAAACCGCAGGTGTCCAACCGGGTTCAAATCCCGCCCGGTCCACAAGTTAAACTAAGCACATTCATATTCTGATGCAGAACTTCGCCTATTTCAGCTATTGATTCACATTTCATAAGATTTTTGTTGCATCCGCGCATCCAATAATGCTGTGGGGTATACAAACTGGGAAAGGCAGCGTTGACGGCTCCAATGTATATTTCCGTTGCGTGGAGCTTGATTATCAGCTACCAGCTATTTACTCAAACCGCAGTCTATTCCATCATTTACTTTCTAAACAACTTGTTGCCTTCAACAGCTGAGTTTCTAATTCTCCGCATCGACATGGTTGTTTTTATACATACTTTCGCGTGGATTTTCGTCCTGTCGTCAGTAATACCTTCAATGATTCTTGGAAAGGCGAGAAGCGTTTTGCTTCAGTTCTTTCTATGCTTAACTATAACGTTTGTAGCTGTATCGGTTGAAGACATTTTAGCACTTATGATTGGGACAGCGCCAATAGCTAAAATACAAATTATGTCCGTATGGTTCCAAAACCCTCTGATAGCTGGGACTTACTTATCTGCACCTTATCTTTCTATGCTTTACCTTGACATACATTCAAGAAGGAAGAGTGCGAAAGAAGAAGAACCTGAGGAGACGGAGGCTATTATATATGAAGAGGTTATTCCAGCAGAACAAGAAGTAAGCGACACTGCAATAACCCAAGAAACAAACGACGTAAATCAAGTTTGCCAACGTGAGAGCAAAGGAAGAATGAACTTTCTTTACGGGGCTTCAGCAGCATGTTTTCTTCTCGCATTTGTCACTTTTTGGTTAGGTGACTCCATCTCCAGCACTATCTTAGCCATGTCGCACAAGCTTGTCTACATTGCAGCGTTCATATCCTTAGGGGCAATACTGCTTAGCTTAGGACGCTATTCAACAAACACAAACGAACAAGCATGTCCTCATTAACCACTTATTTAAGGAGACGTTTTCATATTAATTCGCTGTGGGAACCATGCAAGCTAACGTCATAACTAGCCGAGAAATGCGTGCTCTCGAAATGAACGCTGAATATTACGGCGTCTCCCGTTTACAACTCATGGAAAACGCTGGTCGCAGCGTTGCCTCTGAAGTCTCCACTCGATTCCAGCCTAAAAAGACACGTGTCGCAATCTTCTGCGGCTTAGGTGGAAATGGCGGTGACGGATTTGTAGCAGCCCGCCACCTCCTTTCTCTAGCGTATCAGGTGGAAGTCATAGTTGCAGGTAAGACCGTCGATATTAGGCATGAAGCGGCGGTGAAGAACTGGTCGGCTCTACAATCTTTGAAGAACTCTGTAAGAGTGCATGAAGTCACCGATTCATCTCAAGTTCCTGACATCAAGGCGGATGTTGTTGTTGACGCGTTATTAGGCATCGGATTAAAAGGAGCCCCGCGACAACCAGTTTTGCAGCTGATTAGGGCGATAAATGGAATGCAAGCTTTTTGCTTGGCTGTTGATACTCCAACTGGTCTGGATTCAGATTCTGGCGAAGTGTTAGGTGAGGTTGCTGAAGCCGATTTGACAGTCACATTTCATAAAGCAAAGCCAGGTTTGCTAAAAGCAAAGGAGTATGTAGGTGAACTGCTGGTACAAAATATTGGGCTGCCCGAAATTTTTGAAACCTTCGCAGGACCGGGCGACGTCGCCCTAACTGTCAAACAGCGCCCTGCTGAATCGCACAAAGGAGATTTTGGCAAGCTACTAGTTGTAGGCGGAAGCGAAGCTTATTCGGGTGCCCCTGCTCTTGTTGCTCTCGCGGCTCTCCGCACCGGTGTGGATTTGGCTTATGTTGCTGCTCCTGAAAAGACAGCTTACGCAATTTCCTCAATGACGCCAAATTTAATAACAATCAAACTTGAAGGCGTCCACCTTGGCTCAGATAATGTTTCGCAAATCAAGCAGTATCTGGGAAGGGTAACGGCAGTGGTTATAGGTCCGGGTCTTGAGCTTCATACAGAAACTAAGAGGGCTGTTAAAGAGATTGTGACCGCTGCAGAAGAGACAAAAACACCATTGCTGCTAGACGCTGATGGACTGAAAGCTTTTGCAGAATTCAAGCGCCCACTGCAGGTTCCGCTGGTTTTGACGCCTCACGCTGAAGAATACTCCATCTTAACTGGCAAAGGATTGCCATCCAGCCTTGAAGAAAAAGCTGAAAAGGTGAGGAAAACAGCTGCGAAACTTAACGCTGTGATTTTGTTGAAGGGGCACACTGACGTAATTTCTGATGGCAGAAAGGTGAAGTTGAACTTTTCAGGCAATCCAGGTATGACTGTAGGCGGGACGGGTGACGTGCTTTCTGGAGTTGTTGGCGCGTTTCTGGCCCAGCAGGCTGACCCGTTTGAGGCTGCGGTGGCTGGTGCTTTCATTAATGGTGCTGCCGGCGACTTTGTAAAAAGCGAAAAGGGCTGTCATATGGTGGCTACGGACTTGCTGGATTGGATTCCAAAGGTTATAGATGACCCAATGTCGCATTTGAAGGTGCGAAAGAGTGCACCCTAAAAACGTCCAAATCGTTGTCTACCACGCTAGGCAGTGTGATCCGCGAAAATGTTCAGCGCTCAAGCTGAAACGTCATAATCTTGTTTGGGTTGTCCATCAGACACGAGAGTTGCCCAGAGGCGTGGTGATTCTGAACCCGTTTGCCGAGAGGGCGTTTTCGCCCAGTGATCGTGAACGAATTGAGAAGAGGGGTCTTGTGGCTTTGGATTTGAGCTGGAAACATGCTGATGACGTGAAACGGCTTCTTAATTTGCGAGGGGTGTCACGTTGTCTGCCATATTTAATCGCCGCAAATCCAATTAATTATGGGAAACCGACTAAGCTTAGTACTGTTGAGGCGTTGGCTGCGGCACTTATTATTGCAGGCTTTAATAGGGAGGGGGAGAAGATGCTTTCGGTTTTCAAGTGGGGGCACACGTTTCTCAGTCTTAATGAGGAGTTGTTAGAGGTTTATGTGCAGGCTCGTGATAGTGGCGAGGTTGTTGAGCTGCAGAAACAGTTTATGGATTAGCGGGCTGGTGTGCTGGTCGTTCCCAACCTCAAGAGGCTGGTTTCCTTAGTTCTAAACCAGCTCCAGAGTTTTTGTGACTGTAGAACTCCTACCAGGCTAGGGCAACCCCGCAAAGGTAACCCTATTTCATTTTTTGCGGTTTTCGCCTGCTATGGAGATGTCTCCTGCAAACTCCCCATTTTTCTCTCTTCACTGTAGCACGCATCCAAGCGTTGGCTTAAAAGCCAGAGAGCTAGGTGAAACTACGCCACAAAGACTCTAACCACAACACAGATATGCATATTTTGAGGGAATATGGACCAGACGGTATTCATAAGGAGAAAACAGGATGTCACTCGACCTTGCAGTGAAAGCTTTAGAGGAAGCGGTTAAAGCAGGGGCATCATACGCCGACGTCAGGATCGGAGAGATTTTGGACGAGACTTTAACTGTGAAAAACGGTGTTCCAGAAGATACTAATTTGTCACAGACGAGAGGCTTCGGAATACGTGTTGTTATAAAAGGTGCTTGGGGATTCGCAGCATCAATAGATTTGACAAAGAAAGAAGTTGCAGAAGTGGCTCGTAAAGCTGTTGCAATTGCAAAAGCCAGTGCGAAAGTTAAGAAGAAAGCTATATCATTGAATAGAGCCGCAGGCAAAAAAGGCAAGTATTCAACACCAATGAAGAAAAACCCGTTCAATATTCCTTTAGAAGAAAAAATGGAAATTTTGACGGACGCAGAACGTACAGCTGCAAAACAGTCACCTTTGATCAAAGTGTCATACGCCTTCTTCAGGTCGAAACAAGAGAAAAAAATGTTCATGAGCACAGAAGGTGCCGAAATTCGTCAACAGATAAACTGGTGCGGCGGAGGCATTATGAGTGTAGCAATCAAAAATGGCGATGTACAACGTCGTTCTTATCCGAGTTCGTTCCGTGGCAACTTCGCAACAAGTGGATACGAATTCTTCAAATCTTTGAACCTAACTAAATACGCAAAACAAGTTGCAAAAGAAGCCGTCCAGTTACTTAAAGCAGAAAAATGCCCCTCCACAACTACAGATTTAATCATACCAAGCGACCAGCTGGCACTTCAAATTCACGAAAGCTGCGGACACCCCACCGAGCTTGACAGAGCCCTAGGCATGGAAGCCGACTACGCAGGCACAAGCTTCCTCACACCTGACAAACTGGACGAACTAAGATACGGTTCAAAGCACGTCAATATTGTTGCTGACGCAACGGTTCCAGGTGGGTTGGGTACATTCGGATATGATGACGAAGGGACAGCCGCTAAGAAAGTCTATCTTGTGAAAGAAGGCATATTCGTCGGCTATCAGTCTTCGCGGGAAACCGCAGCGTTACTTAAGCTGAAAGAAAGCAGCGGTGGCATGCGAGCAGACTCACCTTTGGCCATACCCCTGATTCGAATGACAAATATCAACTTGCTGCCAGGCGACTGGAAAGCAGAAGAACTTATTGAAGACACGCAGAAAGGAATTTTGATGCAGACAAACAGGTCATGGAGCATAGATGACAAACGACTGAACTTTCAATTTGGCACCGAAATCGGCTGGGTAATCAAAAAAGGGAGCAAGGAAAAAATGATTAGAAATCCAACATACACTGGCATCACACCGCAATTTTGGGGTTCATGCGACGCTGTAAGTAAAGATGATTGGTTGATGTGGGGAACACCTAATTGTGGCAAAGGAGTGCCTGCACAAGTTATGTATGTTGGACATGGTTGCGGCACGGCTCGTTTTAGAAAAGTCAGAGTGGGGCTAATCAAGTAAAAAAGGAGTGAAAACGGGTATGGCCGCAAAAAGACTGTTAGAAATCGCTGAAAAAACCGTTGAACTTGCATTAGAGCATAAGGTAGACCAAGCACAAGCTGCTGCATTTTTCGTAGACTCTGCGTTAACACGATATGCTAACTCGCAAATCCATCAGAACGTTGCCTCAAAAAAAGGTGGAGTGGCGATAAAAGTAGTTGTTGGCAAGAAAGTTGGGACATTACGTGTTAATTCCTTTGAGAAAAAACAAATCGAAGAAGCGATGAAAAAAGCCATCAAATTCGCCCAAGTAACACCCCCAAATAAAGACTTTAGAAGCCTCCCCAAGCCAATGAAGTGGACACTGATAAAAGGAACATTCGATAAGAAAACGGCAGAATGTACACCAGACTTTAGAGCTGAAAAAGTAAAAGAAGCCATCGAAACAGCACACTCAAAATCCCAATTGGTCAACGCAGTTGCCGGATCCTTTTTCACAGGATCTTTCGCTTTCGCTGTTGCCAATTCACTTGGAATTTCGGCTTATGCAAAAATCTCATCAGCCTCCCTGCAGACAACCGTTATCTCAAAGACAAAGGATTCGCAGGGGTTTGGATCAGCAGAGCAGCATTCTAGGCGGATAAAAGACATCGATCCCGTGAAAATTAGTAGTCAAGCAGCAGAAAAATCAGTAAAAAGCGTGAATCCAAAGAAAATTCCCACTGGAGAATACGAGGTAGTTCTTTCGCCCCGAGCTGTGGCAGGACTTCTCATGTATCTTGCATACATTGGTTTTTCAGCAACAACCTATCAAGACGGACAATCCTTCGTTAAATATAACTTGAACAAACAGGTGTTTGACAAAAAACTGAACGTAAAAGACGATCCAAGAGACGCAAAGACGCTGTATTCCTTTCCAGTAGATGGCGAAGGTGTTCCAAAAAAGAAGATGCAGCTTATTGAGAACGGCAAAGTCTCGGCAGAGAGCATTTGTTATGACTCCTTTACTGCTGGAAAAGAAGAGGGTAAGAAGAGCACTGGACACGCATTGCCTCCGATATTCGGGTTTTATGTAAATAGACCTATGCCTTTCAACGTCTTAGTAGCTTTTGGTGACTCGTCTATGGAAGAAATGGTACAGGAAACAAAACATGGTATATTTGTGACAAGATTTCACTACACCAATCCGATTGAGCCAACCAAAGCAATTCTCACTGGGCTAACAAGAGACGGCACGTTTCTCATCAAGAAAGGTGAAATCACCAAACCAGTAATGAACCTACGTTACACAGATAGCATGCTATCGGCTCTGAAGGGAATCCCGATGATTGGCAAACATCGTGAAATAGTGGAAGAGGTCACGGCACCTGCAATGAAACTGCAGAAACTCCGCTTCACCGGAATAACCCGATACTGATGCGCGGACCCTGCTTCTTTCTCGATCTTCCTAAGGGCATTTCGCATGCTTCTTAGGTGCGGGTACACTTACTCGTTGCGTTCGTCAAAAAGTGAGCGGTGGTGGGATTCGAACCCACCACTAAGTGGAGATGTCTCCCGAATTCCCGCATACTCCCCGTTTTTTTAACTTAAAATAGAACTTTATTTCATAAGCTTTAATTTGAGATCGCGCTATCTTATGTTGGGAGAAGAACAAATTGTTTAGAAGATTTTTTTCTGGAATGATGCTAACGTTGCTTCTAATAAGCATTTTAACATTGGCGTTTAACATTCAGCCAGTTAGAGCAACAACAATTATTGTCCCAGACCATTATTCCACGATACAAGAGGCTATTCACGCGGCGAGTTCTGGAGATACGATACTGGTGAAGGCAGGAACATACAGCGAAAATGTAGTAGTGAACAAGCGTTTAACCATCACATCGGAAAGCGGGGCTGATGTAACCATTGTTCAGGCAGCAAACCCAGCAAAGCATGTCTTTCAGGTTGATACCGTGGATTACGTGAATATAAACGGGTTTACGGTGAGGGGGTCGAAAGGTAGCCCGGGTGTACGACCATCTGGAGCGGGAATATGTCTCTTTTATGCAAATCACTGCAATATTTCTAACAATGTCGCTTCAGACAATCAGGATGGGATCTTCGTCTCTTGGTATTCTTCTGACAATATCTTAACAGAAAACAAAGCAAACTTGAACAGTAGAAATGGAATTTTTCTTTATGGTTCTTCCAACAAACTGAGAGACAATACAATGTCCAATAATGCCTTCAACTTTGGAATTGGAGGGGGAGATTATATTCACGATATAGATACAAGTAACACTGTGAATGGGAAGCCCATATACTATTGGGTAAATAAGCAAAATAAAGAAGTCCCAAGTGATGCCAGATATGTAGGGATTGTAAACTGCATAAACATAACCATAATGGATTTAGTCTTAAGTAATAATGAGCAGGGAGTGTTATTTGTTAATGTAAATAATTCAAAAATAAAGAATGTAAATGTAAGGTCGATGAAAGAGTTTGGGATATACCTTAAATCTTCGTCTAACAACATCGTAGCCAATAATAGCATTAATTCGAGTAGTCGCCTTTCTGGAATCGGACTTTCCTCTTCTAACAACAATTCCGTAATCAACAACATCATCTCAAATAATCAAGATGGAATTCGACTCTATGGCAGCAACAACAACACGATTTCTAACAACCATATATTAAACAACCGCCGTGGGA
This region of Candidatus Bathyarchaeota archaeon genomic DNA includes:
- a CDS encoding right-handed parallel beta-helix repeat-containing protein, translated to MFRRFFSGMMLTLLLISILTLAFNIQPVRATTIIVPDHYSTIQEAIHAASSGDTILVKAGTYSENVVVNKRLTITSESGADVTIVQAANPAKHVFQVDTVDYVNINGFTVRGSKGSPGVRPSGAGICLFYANHCNISNNVASDNQDGIFVSWYSSDNILTENKANLNSRNGIFLYGSSNKLRDNTMSNNAFNFGIGGGDYIHDIDTSNTVNGKPIYYWVNKQNKEVPSDARYVGIVNCINITIMDLVLSNNEQGVLFVNVNNSKIKNVNVRSMKEFGIYLKSSSNNIVANNSINSSSRLSGIGLSSSNNNSVINNIISNNQDGIRLYGSNNNTISNNHILNNRRGILLSSSSNNTITTNIVNSNNGTGIYLEYSSSNNAVINNNVLNNMYGIAFYSYGPLNNTIYLNNFNNTNNVGYSTYASIGKWNSPSPIIYTYNGSTYTNYLGNYWSD
- a CDS encoding NAD(P)H-hydrate dehydratase, giving the protein MQANVITSREMRALEMNAEYYGVSRLQLMENAGRSVASEVSTRFQPKKTRVAIFCGLGGNGGDGFVAARHLLSLAYQVEVIVAGKTVDIRHEAAVKNWSALQSLKNSVRVHEVTDSSQVPDIKADVVVDALLGIGLKGAPRQPVLQLIRAINGMQAFCLAVDTPTGLDSDSGEVLGEVAEADLTVTFHKAKPGLLKAKEYVGELLVQNIGLPEIFETFAGPGDVALTVKQRPAESHKGDFGKLLVVGGSEAYSGAPALVALAALRTGVDLAYVAAPEKTAYAISSMTPNLITIKLEGVHLGSDNVSQIKQYLGRVTAVVIGPGLELHTETKRAVKEIVTAAEETKTPLLLDADGLKAFAEFKRPLQVPLVLTPHAEEYSILTGKGLPSSLEEKAEKVRKTAAKLNAVILLKGHTDVISDGRKVKLNFSGNPGMTVGGTGDVLSGVVGAFLAQQADPFEAAVAGAFINGAAGDFVKSEKGCHMVATDLLDWIPKVIDDPMSHLKVRKSAP
- a CDS encoding TldD/PmbA family protein; its protein translation is MAAKRLLEIAEKTVELALEHKVDQAQAAAFFVDSALTRYANSQIHQNVASKKGGVAIKVVVGKKVGTLRVNSFEKKQIEEAMKKAIKFAQVTPPNKDFRSLPKPMKWTLIKGTFDKKTAECTPDFRAEKVKEAIETAHSKSQLVNAVAGSFFTGSFAFAVANSLGISAYAKISSASLQTTVISKTKDSQGFGSAEQHSRRIKDIDPVKISSQAAEKSVKSVNPKKIPTGEYEVVLSPRAVAGLLMYLAYIGFSATTYQDGQSFVKYNLNKQVFDKKLNVKDDPRDAKTLYSFPVDGEGVPKKKMQLIENGKVSAESICYDSFTAGKEEGKKSTGHALPPIFGFYVNRPMPFNVLVAFGDSSMEEMVQETKHGIFVTRFHYTNPIEPTKAILTGLTRDGTFLIKKGEITKPVMNLRYTDSMLSALKGIPMIGKHREIVEEVTAPAMKLQKLRFTGITRY
- a CDS encoding TldD/PmbA family protein; its protein translation is MSLDLAVKALEEAVKAGASYADVRIGEILDETLTVKNGVPEDTNLSQTRGFGIRVVIKGAWGFAASIDLTKKEVAEVARKAVAIAKASAKVKKKAISLNRAAGKKGKYSTPMKKNPFNIPLEEKMEILTDAERTAAKQSPLIKVSYAFFRSKQEKKMFMSTEGAEIRQQINWCGGGIMSVAIKNGDVQRRSYPSSFRGNFATSGYEFFKSLNLTKYAKQVAKEAVQLLKAEKCPSTTTDLIIPSDQLALQIHESCGHPTELDRALGMEADYAGTSFLTPDKLDELRYGSKHVNIVADATVPGGLGTFGYDDEGTAAKKVYLVKEGIFVGYQSSRETAALLKLKESSGGMRADSPLAIPLIRMTNINLLPGDWKAEELIEDTQKGILMQTNRSWSIDDKRLNFQFGTEIGWVIKKGSKEKMIRNPTYTGITPQFWGSCDAVSKDDWLMWGTPNCGKGVPAQVMYVGHGCGTARFRKVRVGLIK
- a CDS encoding DUF367 family protein, which encodes MVVYHARQCDPRKCSALKLKRHNLVWVVHQTRELPRGVVILNPFAERAFSPSDRERIEKRGLVALDLSWKHADDVKRLLNLRGVSRCLPYLIAANPINYGKPTKLSTVEALAAALIIAGFNREGEKMLSVFKWGHTFLSLNEELLEVYVQARDSGEVVELQKQFMD